TCCGTCGCTGCATGTGGCGCCGCTGTCGGTGGCCGCGCCGCTGGGCGACTACCTGACGAGTCGCGACACCACGGTCATGACCAGTGCCACCTTGGCGCTGGGTGGCCGGTTCGACATGCTCGCCGACGATCTCGGGCTTGCGCCGGGATCATGGCGGTCGGCGGATGTCGGCTCCCCCTTCGACTACGCGAGTCAGGGCATCCTGTACATCGCTAGCGATTTGCCCCGGCCGGGCCGAGACGGCCCCGATCCAGCGGTGATCGGTCGGATCCGGGAACTGATCACGGCGGCAGGGGGGCGAACCATGGTGTTGCTTTCTTCGTGGCGCTCGGTCGACAAGGTCGCCGAGAACCTGGTCGCGGATCCGGTCGGGGAAGTTGTGGTGCATGTGCAGCGCAGGGGAGAGCCTGTCGCTCGATTGGTCTCCGCCTTCGCAGACGACGAGACCAGCGTTTTGGTCGGGACCATGTCCCTGTTCCAAGGCGTCGATGTCCCCGGCCCGTCATGCACCTGCGTGGTGATCGATCGCATTCCCTTCCCCCGCCCCGACGAACCGGTTCTGGCCGCGCGCAGCGACGCTGTGGAACGCGGTGGCGGGAATGGATTCATGACTGTCTCGGTCCCGCGAGCAGCACTGCTGTTGGCCCAGGGGAGCGGCCGTCTGATCCGGACACACGTGGATCGCGGCGTGGTGGCGGTGCTCGATCCGCGGTTGGCGACGGCGCGCTACTCGGATTTCCTGCGCCGAACGATGCCCCCGTTGTGGCCTACGACGGATGCCGACGTGGTCATGGGGGCGCTACACCGACTGGCGGGGGAGGCCCCGGCCGTCACAGCCGACGCATGACGCTGACTACCCGGCCGAGGATGCGCGCATCGTCGCCGGGGATGGGGTCATAGGCCGGGTTCTCCGGCAGGAGCCATACGTGGCCATCGCGGCGCGCGAGGGTCTTGACGGTGGCTTCGTCGTCGATGAGCGCAGCCACGATGTCACCGGGATCGGCGGACGGTTGACTGCGGATGACCACCAGGTCGCCATCGCAGATGGCGGCGTCGATCATCGAGTCGCCCTTGACCGTGAGCAGGAAGAGTTGGCCGTGTCCGACAAGGTCACGGGGTAGGGGCAGGACGGACTCCACCTGCTGATCGGCCAGAATCGGCCCGCCGGCGGCGATCCGACCGACCAGCGGTACCAGCGCGACGTCGGACTCGGAATGAAGGTCCGGGGAGGCCGGGACGGGCTCTGTGTGCGGAGTGTCGGTGACCAACAGGGCTCGGGGTCGATGCGGATCGCGGCGCAGGTATCCCTTCTGCTGCAGGACACTCAGCTGGTGAGCGACGCTGGAAGTGCTCGCGAGCCCTACCGACTCGCAGATCTCACGAACAGTGGGTGGGTACCCATGCTCGTCGACCGCGGTACGGATGACATCGAGTATCCGACGCTGACGCGTTGTCAGGTGGGTGATGGGTGGGGTGCCGGTCATGATCGTTTCCCTTCTGCACCGAGTCGAGCCATTCCCGCGTGGTGGAGCGGGTCCTCTGCACCTTGGCGCGGTGCTGCCGGGTTGTTGCCGTGCCACACGATTGCGCCGCTCGTCATGGTTCGACGGTAGGGGCCGGAGCCGCCCAAATCAAACATATGTTCGAAAGACTCTGGACGTGTGTCGGACCCTCCTGGTACCACTGGAGTATCGAACGGATGTTCGAACCTCGGGGAGTGTGCGGTGTCCCGCCCCCGTCGGTGAGACAGCGGTTCGGTGAGACAGCGGTTCGGCGAGTTGCAGGCCTGGCGAGCCGATAGGGCCAAGGGCCGAAAGGGTACGAAGGGTGGAGTGGTCATGAGTCACATCGCGGTAGGTCCACGTGAGATGGGGCCGATGAGGCTGGGTCCCGTGTGGTCGGGACCCGTGAGGCTAGGTCCGAGCGGATGGGGGACGTCGGGGCGCGGTTCAACGGCGGCGGCAGTTGTAGTGGCCGCGGCGGCTGCGGGCGGTGGCGGTGTCGGGATCGATGTCGGCCGGCCGCCGACGGTCAGTGCCCGGAGGCGAGGCCGAGTGCGGTGGGGGCGGGTCACGGTCCTCGTGCTGACAGTTCTGCTGGCTGTGGCTGCTGTGGTGGCCGCCACCGGTGGAGTCGCCGAATCCGCCCCTCAGCGCGGCGATGGTGCCGTCGTTCAGCGCATGACAGCACTGCAAGAACACGTGGTGGCTCCAGGAGACACAGTGTGGTCCCTGGCTCTGGCGGCCGCCCCCGACGGCGATCCACGCGAGATGGTCGACCGCATCATGCGACTGAACGGTTTGACGGCCGGTGACATCCAGGTGGGCGACGTGGTGCTGGTTCCCAATCGGCGGTGATGCGACACGCGGCATGAAGGGGGTTGCGCATCGCCACCTGAGGGCTTAAGTTCCCTACATCTAGTAGTTACACCGGTGTATTTCATCCACAGGTTGTGGTGAGACGTACACAGGTCATCCCCAGGAAACCCCCAGGGATGTCCACAGGATTTTCTGGAGGAGGCCGGATGCACTGTCCGTTCTGCCGTGCGGCCGACTCGCGGGTAGTGGATTCCCGGGCCACCGACGACGGCACATCAATCCGCCGCCGACGGCAGTGCTCGGTGTGTGGTCGCCGGTTCACCACCGTCGAGAGCCCGAGCCTGAACATCGTCAAGCGCAGTGGTGCGTCCGAGCCGTTCAGCCGTACCAAGGTGATCGCCGGGGTGCGCAAGGCCTGTCAGGGCCGGCCGGTGGGAGACGACGACCTCGCGGTGCTGGCGCAACGAGTCGAAGACACGATCCGCCAATCGGGATCCGCCGAGATCCCCAGTGGCGAGGTCGGACTGGCCATCCTCGGGCCGCTGCGCGATCTCGATGAAGTCGCCTACCTGCGGTTCGCCTCGGTATATCGGGACTTCTCTTCGCTGGCCGACTTCGAGAAGGAGATCGCCACCTTCCGCGACGACCCGCCCGAGCGTCGATCGTGACGCTGCCCCTATGGACTTCCGACCCCACCGAACCAACTGAATACGAACCTCCAGGAACTTCCCATCAACCCCCAGGAACTTCCCCTTCCGCCCGAACAAGGAGAACAAGGATGACCCAGACCCCGGCCGACGAGACGGTGCGCGGCACCGCGACCCGGCGCAACCGCCCTCAGGGACTCACGATCGAACGTGTCTTCAGCGAAGCCGGTCGCCACCCCTACGACACGGTCACCTGGGAGCGGCGCGACGTCGTGCAGTCGAACTGGAAGACCGGCGAGACGGTCTTCGAGCAGCGCGGGGTCGAGTTCCCCGAATCATGGAGCGTCAATGCGTCCACGATCGTGACGACGAAGTACTTCCGGGGCGCAGTGGGGACCGACTCGCGCGAGTGGTCACTGCGCCAGCTGATCGACCGCGTCGTCGACCGCTACGTCGCCGCAGGCCGGGAGCACGGCTACTTCGCGACCGAGGACGATGCCGGCACATTCGGTGACGAACTCACCTGGCTGTTGCTGCACCAGTACTTCTCGTTCAACTCGCCGGTGTGGTTCAACGTCGGGACCTCGAGTCCGCAGCAGGTGTCGGCGTGCTTCATCCTTGCCGTCGACGACACCATGGACTCGATCTTGAACTGGTATCGCGAAGAGGGCCTGATCTTCAAGGGTGGATCCGGCTCAGGATTGAACATCTCGCGCATCCGGTCGTCCAAGGAATTGCTGCGCTCCTCCGGG
This genomic stretch from Candidatus Nanopelagicales bacterium harbors:
- the lexA gene encoding transcriptional repressor LexA, with protein sequence MTGTPPITHLTTRQRRILDVIRTAVDEHGYPPTVREICESVGLASTSSVAHQLSVLQQKGYLRRDPHRPRALLVTDTPHTEPVPASPDLHSESDVALVPLVGRIAAGGPILADQQVESVLPLPRDLVGHGQLFLLTVKGDSMIDAAICDGDLVVIRSQPSADPGDIVAALIDDEATVKTLARRDGHVWLLPENPAYDPIPGDDARILGRVVSVMRRL
- a CDS encoding LysM peptidoglycan-binding domain-containing protein; its protein translation is MRWGRVTVLVLTVLLAVAAVVAATGGVAESAPQRGDGAVVQRMTALQEHVVAPGDTVWSLALAAAPDGDPREMVDRIMRLNGLTAGDIQVGDVVLVPNRR
- the nrdR gene encoding transcriptional regulator NrdR, encoding MHCPFCRAADSRVVDSRATDDGTSIRRRRQCSVCGRRFTTVESPSLNIVKRSGASEPFSRTKVIAGVRKACQGRPVGDDDLAVLAQRVEDTIRQSGSAEIPSGEVGLAILGPLRDLDEVAYLRFASVYRDFSSLADFEKEIATFRDDPPERRS